In a genomic window of Candidatus Zymogenaceae bacterium:
- the maf gene encoding septum formation protein Maf: MTTIYRTTAPLILASRSPRRIDFLSTLGLQFRVIPADVDETFRAGETFEEHVLRLSVEKARAVSVHHPDAYILGADTLVAVDNRLLGKPEDPEDAARMLRILSGNTHRVISGFSIIREATESIYKQCVETDVTMRNILPEEIEAYAATLEPLDKAGAYAIQGMAMAMVTKIEGSYTNVVGLPVPEVITALMELGAVVVNRQDTTHE; the protein is encoded by the coding sequence ATGACAACAATCTATCGCACCACCGCCCCCCTGATACTGGCGTCCCGGTCCCCCCGGAGGATCGATTTTCTCTCAACCCTGGGGCTTCAATTCCGGGTGATCCCCGCCGACGTGGATGAAACCTTCAGGGCGGGGGAGACCTTTGAAGAGCACGTTCTGAGACTTTCGGTGGAAAAGGCGAGGGCGGTCTCGGTACACCACCCTGATGCATACATCCTGGGGGCCGACACACTGGTCGCCGTCGATAACCGGCTTCTGGGAAAGCCGGAAGATCCTGAAGACGCCGCCCGGATGCTTCGGATCCTTTCTGGGAACACACATCGGGTCATCTCCGGATTTTCCATTATCCGGGAGGCCACCGAATCCATATATAAACAATGCGTGGAAACCGACGTGACGATGCGAAACATTCTTCCCGAAGAGATCGAAGCCTACGCGGCGACTTTGGAGCCGCTGGACAAGGCCGGGGCGTACGCCATCCAGGGTATGGCCATGGCGATGGTAACGAAAATAGAGGGGTCCTATACCAACGTCGTGGGTCTGCCGGTGCCGGAGGTGATAACGGCGCTGATGGAGCTTGGGGCGGTTGTTGTGAACAGACAGGATACGACACATGAATGA
- a CDS encoding VOC family protein: protein MSGSSGNTPAACHVHHVHLFASNVDESIAFYREVFCGEVALDMELAGARNVFIAVGAGRIHLYDQPPKDSGRGGIHHFGIQTNDIEAVIQRLTDRGVTLRKGVTDFGVWKYVMVPAPNDVLIELFEVDRNALPEQLKHYFL, encoded by the coding sequence ATGAGCGGATCATCCGGGAACACTCCCGCCGCCTGCCACGTCCATCATGTGCACCTTTTTGCATCGAATGTTGACGAATCCATCGCCTTCTACCGGGAGGTGTTCTGTGGAGAGGTGGCGCTGGACATGGAACTTGCCGGGGCGAGAAACGTCTTTATCGCCGTTGGAGCGGGGAGGATACACCTGTACGATCAGCCGCCGAAGGATTCGGGCCGGGGCGGCATCCACCACTTCGGCATACAAACCAATGACATCGAGGCTGTGATACAGAGACTCACGGACCGAGGCGTGACGTTACGGAAGGGCGTCACCGATTTCGGCGTCTGGAAATACGTCATGGTACCGGCGCCGAATGATGTGCTCATTGAGCTGTTCGAGGTGGACAGGAACGCCCTTCCGGAACAGTTGAAGCATTACTTCCTGTAA
- a CDS encoding YihY/virulence factor BrkB family protein, whose translation MKVNSSFDGEITVQRLIEREWRTVKLIGQTLTGRKLTVRAAALTYTTLISLIPFLAFVFSLLTAFNVDEHVKEIILEHIPGLGTIAETVLGYIDNTNFATLGSIGLVITFWAVFKAMDSLEITINDIWGIRNRRPFLNRMSYYTSIVVMAPLIMILSFGINTVLASNTIVQRLQDIFLISWVIRFFIRLLPYLVLWLLFIFIYKVIPNTKVQFSSALFGAVVGGTLFQLMLYGYTEFQFGLSRYNVIYSSFASIPFFMVWLYTSWLMLIVGAVTAYIHQNYSHLRENAMTAYVSYSYKERLSLRAFMAIASAFYEGKKPLSIERLSQLLDVPEHLVHEMIFILRDENLISVISDEDPIEMRFQPSRDLSRIRFTEVLIALREHGDNPSEQMTEGERGFLDITLEQILRDVQAKYKDTTFDDLCREFAGRYLLEMKTRTQEKHDFFSRFF comes from the coding sequence ATGAAGGTCAATTCGTCCTTCGACGGGGAGATCACCGTCCAGCGGCTCATCGAGCGGGAGTGGCGCACGGTAAAGCTCATCGGTCAGACCCTCACCGGGCGCAAGCTGACCGTCCGGGCGGCGGCCCTGACATACACCACGCTCATCTCCCTCATTCCCTTTCTGGCGTTTGTCTTCTCGCTCTTGACCGCCTTCAACGTGGATGAGCATGTCAAGGAGATTATACTTGAGCATATCCCCGGTCTGGGCACCATCGCCGAGACGGTCCTCGGCTATATAGACAACACCAACTTCGCAACTCTCGGTTCCATCGGCCTGGTTATCACCTTCTGGGCGGTGTTCAAGGCCATGGATTCCCTGGAAATCACCATCAACGATATCTGGGGCATCAGGAACCGCCGACCGTTCTTGAACCGCATGTCATATTACACCAGTATCGTCGTCATGGCGCCGCTGATTATGATCCTTTCCTTCGGTATCAACACCGTTCTCGCCAGCAACACCATCGTCCAGAGGCTCCAGGACATCTTCCTCATTTCCTGGGTGATCCGATTTTTTATCCGGCTCTTACCCTATCTCGTGCTGTGGCTCCTGTTCATCTTCATATACAAGGTCATCCCCAATACGAAAGTCCAGTTTTCCTCGGCGCTGTTCGGCGCGGTGGTGGGGGGCACCCTCTTTCAATTGATGCTCTACGGATACACCGAATTCCAGTTCGGGCTGTCCCGCTATAACGTCATCTATTCCAGCTTCGCCTCCATACCCTTTTTCATGGTCTGGCTGTATACAAGCTGGCTGATGCTCATCGTCGGCGCCGTCACCGCCTACATCCACCAGAACTACAGCCACCTGAGGGAAAACGCCATGACCGCCTACGTCAGCTACTCCTACAAGGAGCGGCTGTCCCTGAGAGCCTTCATGGCCATCGCATCGGCCTTCTATGAGGGGAAAAAGCCGCTCTCTATCGAGCGGCTCTCGCAGCTCCTCGATGTACCGGAGCATCTCGTACACGAAATGATATTCATCTTAAGAGACGAGAATCTCATCTCGGTTATCTCGGACGAAGACCCCATAGAGATGCGCTTTCAGCCGTCGAGGGATCTCTCCCGCATCCGATTCACCGAGGTGCTCATCGCCCTCAGGGAACATGGAGACAACCCGTCGGAGCAGATGACCGAGGGCGAGCGAGGCTTTCTCGACATAACCCTGGAGCAGATCCTTCGGGACGTTCAGGCAAAATACAAGGACACCACCTTCGACGACCTGTGCAGGGAGTTCGCGGGCAGGTATCTTCTGGAGATGAAAACCAGGACACAAGAGAAACACGACTTCTTTTCACGGTTCTTCTGA
- a CDS encoding VanZ family protein: MILHTLHSDTRTSWLIVVLYTGLIFATLADVVLIMDVIERIVGDALNTILAILPLFLLALFLVYLIVVKRERQPWRYLLMIFIILSVALIQRFIYYPDEKVHLVEYGMLGWMIYQAVRTSGGGVAAGYVWTMVLVLIIGTADELVQAYLPMRVFDIRDIVINIHSGILGAVACSGLSYQLGDESPADTDAQANDITQDKNP, encoded by the coding sequence ATGATCTTACACACCCTTCATTCGGACACTAGGACCTCCTGGTTGATCGTCGTGCTCTATACAGGATTGATTTTCGCCACACTGGCGGATGTCGTGCTGATTATGGACGTCATAGAACGGATCGTGGGAGACGCCCTCAACACAATACTGGCAATCCTCCCCCTCTTCCTTTTGGCGCTTTTTCTTGTGTATCTTATCGTCGTCAAGCGGGAACGGCAACCCTGGCGATACCTCCTGATGATTTTCATCATCCTGTCGGTGGCGCTCATACAGCGTTTCATTTACTATCCCGACGAGAAGGTACACCTCGTCGAATACGGCATGTTGGGCTGGATGATATACCAGGCGGTACGGACGAGCGGGGGCGGCGTTGCGGCCGGATATGTCTGGACGATGGTGCTGGTCCTGATAATCGGAACGGCGGATGAGCTCGTCCAGGCATACCTCCCAATGCGGGTGTTCGACATCAGAGACATCGTCATCAACATTCACTCAGGTATTCTCGGCGCCGTCGCGTGCTCCGGGCTCTCCTATCAACTCGGAGACGAATCCCCCGCCGACACGGATGCCCAGGCAAACGATATCACACAGGATAAGAATCCATAA
- the trpS gene encoding tryptophan--tRNA ligase, translating into MRVLSGIQPSGSLHIGNYFGMMRQMIKYQQEATLFVFIVNLHALTSVSDPVPLAKDTLAAAADFLALGLDPEKCFFWVQSDVPEVTELTWILSNVTPMGLLERAHSYKDKIAKGLAPNHGLFAYPVLMAADILLYQADRVPVGKDQKQHLEITRDIAQRFNYIFGETFTVPEAEISDDVAIIPGIDGQKMSKSYDNTIEIFLSEKELKQKVMGIVTDSRAVDEPKDPDNDTLFSLMSLFLDTGDLEKLRERYLAPGLKYSEVKKELMGVIWEYFAPYRKKRDDLMANKDHIRKVLAAGAEKTRAEAEKTLSIVRKNVGLVY; encoded by the coding sequence ATGCGAGTACTTTCCGGAATTCAACCGTCCGGTTCCCTTCATATCGGCAACTACTTCGGCATGATGCGCCAAATGATCAAATACCAGCAGGAGGCGACACTGTTTGTGTTTATCGTCAACCTGCACGCCCTGACCAGTGTGTCGGATCCCGTACCCCTTGCCAAGGATACCCTGGCGGCGGCGGCGGACTTCCTGGCCCTGGGTCTCGATCCCGAGAAGTGTTTCTTCTGGGTCCAGTCCGATGTGCCGGAGGTAACGGAGCTGACCTGGATACTCAGCAATGTCACGCCGATGGGACTGTTGGAGCGGGCCCACAGCTATAAGGATAAAATCGCCAAGGGACTGGCCCCCAATCACGGGCTGTTCGCCTATCCGGTGCTGATGGCCGCGGACATCCTGCTCTATCAGGCCGACAGGGTCCCGGTGGGCAAGGACCAGAAACAGCACCTGGAAATCACCCGGGACATCGCCCAGCGCTTCAACTATATCTTCGGGGAGACCTTCACCGTCCCGGAGGCGGAAATCAGCGATGATGTGGCGATTATACCCGGCATCGACGGACAGAAAATGAGCAAGTCCTACGACAACACCATCGAGATATTCTTGAGCGAAAAGGAGCTGAAGCAAAAAGTGATGGGCATCGTCACCGATTCCCGGGCGGTGGACGAGCCCAAGGATCCGGATAACGACACCCTGTTTTCCCTGATGAGCCTGTTTCTGGACACAGGCGACCTGGAGAAGCTCAGGGAGCGCTACCTGGCCCCCGGGCTGAAGTACTCCGAGGTGAAAAAGGAGCTTATGGGCGTCATCTGGGAATACTTCGCCCCGTATCGAAAAAAGCGGGACGACCTGATGGCGAACAAGGACCACATCCGAAAGGTACTGGCGGCCGGTGCGGAAAAGACCAGGGCCGAGGCGGAAAAGACCCTGAGTATCGTCCGGAAAAACGTCGGGCTGGTGTATTAG
- a CDS encoding amidohydrolase family protein, whose amino-acid sequence MKNEHQKSGGTAFDCIIRGGTVVDGTGAPPRRADVGVVAGTIRAVGDLSDASSARVIGAEGMLVCPGFVDIHSHADLSVHMDEHEDILTPMLMQGITTTIGGNCGLGAAPVTKEHRRDIVAYNEAFVMRSMEERITWSSTGDFLDKMKQRGVTLNLGMLAPHGVLRLSVMGSDRRLAGADEVKGMGRLLDRCMEEGAFGMSTGLQYFPGSQSDTDELVSLGDVIKRHEGVFTSHLRSYCHTLPQAIDEVLTVGRKNDIHIQISHIYWQPYSKALTPVVKGFVTFGSFIYNKLRVPIPIELGLKGQFAPIDRAISDGMSVGLDIVPSSQGFTELLAFFPPWVVEGGRDKALERLVDPTIRRKIRRDIEHGEPDWPHRDAAGWSMNYFKMTGWGGVRVMSVGSEKNRHMEGMSFPELGKLVKKHPFEVMCDLLVDEEGRVMVFHTPTVPDDPFVARSMYYALFHPHVSIATDTILLGMGRPSHLFYDCFPRYLSFYAKNQGRISIPEAVRKCTSLPAQQMGITGRGEIREGFGADVVVMNWERLETTATFYEPKRHPTGIEYVIVNGKVVVDGGVYQKGVMAGHILRKS is encoded by the coding sequence ATGAAGAACGAGCATCAGAAAAGCGGCGGTACGGCGTTTGATTGTATCATCCGGGGAGGGACGGTGGTGGACGGGACCGGCGCCCCGCCCAGGAGGGCCGATGTGGGTGTGGTCGCGGGAACCATACGGGCGGTGGGGGATCTTTCGGACGCCTCCTCTGCCAGGGTCATTGGCGCCGAAGGCATGCTTGTGTGCCCCGGATTCGTGGACATTCATTCTCACGCGGACCTGAGCGTCCACATGGACGAGCACGAGGACATACTGACCCCGATGCTCATGCAGGGGATCACCACCACCATCGGCGGCAACTGCGGCCTGGGCGCGGCCCCGGTCACGAAGGAACACCGGCGGGATATCGTCGCCTACAACGAGGCCTTCGTCATGCGTTCCATGGAGGAGCGAATAACCTGGAGTTCTACGGGTGATTTCCTGGACAAGATGAAACAGCGGGGGGTCACCCTCAACCTGGGGATGCTGGCGCCTCACGGCGTGTTGCGGCTTTCGGTCATGGGGTCCGATCGTCGCCTCGCCGGTGCGGACGAGGTAAAGGGGATGGGCCGGCTCCTGGACCGATGCATGGAAGAGGGGGCCTTCGGGATGTCCACCGGCCTCCAGTATTTTCCCGGCTCCCAGAGTGATACGGATGAGCTGGTTTCCCTCGGGGATGTAATAAAAAGACATGAAGGTGTATTCACCTCGCACCTCAGGAGCTACTGCCATACCCTCCCCCAGGCCATAGACGAGGTGCTGACCGTGGGGAGAAAAAACGACATTCACATACAGATCTCCCATATCTATTGGCAGCCCTATTCGAAGGCGTTGACGCCGGTGGTCAAGGGGTTTGTGACCTTCGGATCGTTCATTTACAACAAGCTCAGGGTACCGATTCCTATCGAGCTGGGGCTGAAGGGCCAGTTCGCCCCGATCGACCGGGCGATCTCGGACGGGATGTCCGTGGGTTTGGATATCGTCCCATCGTCCCAGGGCTTCACGGAACTGCTCGCCTTCTTTCCGCCCTGGGTGGTGGAGGGGGGGCGGGACAAGGCCCTGGAGCGCCTGGTGGACCCGACGATCCGCCGGAAGATACGCCGCGATATCGAGCACGGGGAGCCGGACTGGCCCCACCGGGACGCCGCCGGGTGGTCGATGAACTACTTCAAGATGACCGGCTGGGGCGGCGTGCGCGTCATGAGCGTGGGGTCCGAAAAGAACAGACACATGGAGGGGATGTCGTTCCCCGAGCTGGGGAAACTCGTCAAGAAGCACCCCTTTGAGGTGATGTGTGACCTGTTGGTGGACGAAGAAGGAAGGGTGATGGTCTTTCACACGCCCACCGTTCCCGACGATCCCTTTGTGGCCCGCTCGATGTACTACGCCCTCTTTCACCCGCATGTGTCCATTGCCACGGATACGATTCTTCTGGGCATGGGGAGGCCGTCCCATCTCTTTTACGATTGCTTTCCCCGATATCTCAGCTTCTACGCCAAAAACCAGGGACGGATATCGATTCCCGAGGCCGTCAGGAAGTGCACGTCTTTACCCGCACAGCAGATGGGTATCACCGGGAGGGGGGAGATACGGGAGGGATTCGGCGCCGATGTGGTGGTGATGAACTGGGAACGGCTGGAGACAACGGCCACCTTTTACGAGCCGAAACGGCATCCGACGGGCATAGAATATGTGATCGTCAACGGAAAGGTCGTCGTCGACGGGGGCGTGTATCAAAAAGGAGTCATGGCGGGGCATATCCTTCGGAAATCGTGA
- a CDS encoding PAS domain S-box protein: MSKRTPHTPVPSKKTGKISPESPVMSLNTNLSTEHAVTQAVQHALAGIIIADMDRRIHYVNPRVVQMWRYATRDEIVGRNIRELLDDSSTPTMEDSIRILGENGRWEGELVARRIDGSTFTVLLSQSPIRDEENLPVGIVVSFIELTGYNTAVKKPYHSEDHYRTVLDHVGDQIHVVDRELKIILINRELETWVKRMGFDSEEIVGKSIFEVFPFLSDTARREYREVFETGRTMITEGKYTIVDDRFITEIRKIPIFDDDRVIQVMTIIRDITPRRRFEEELVFSEEKYRLIADNSPMGIIIHVDGVVRYCGGKVAGLLGFDGPEDIVGTHVKEYIHPDDRDFTIERAKLRARGDDVVAGYECRLVKRDGTAFPSLLYGNRINYFGEDAVQAAFIDISERKRAEEEKERLLSQLSISEAQYRTLVESSNDAVIVIQNASLVFFNKKLQELLGYDRSDIINKPFTAFLHPDDAQLVTDNYNLRMSGEPAPSTYELRGFTKKGDTIHAEINVVYTEWKGKPASLVFLRDITDRKRMEETLRESERLHRQLVENANDIIFISDHKGRFELINPIAKRISGYTDQDLIGKPFLNLIPDSHKRRVKRFYQLQFIKKIHDTYLEFPVITKNDATIWIGQNVQSITKNDQIIGYQAIARDITARILAEEALRESEEKYRRIFETSSDAIYLSTIDGSFIDVNPAGEKMLGYTREELPNINIIETYYNPDDFSLFIEKMKEEGFAANYPVGLKKRDGTPLECLITANLITDKTGLVIGFQGIIRDITEKKFLESQLFHAQKMEAIGALAGGMAHNFNNILVGIMGYSEYLLAKKQSEDPDYKALKTINDATIKASDLTRRLLGIARGGDHKPISLNINDVIKRVLPLATGTFHKSIAIETILPPKLPTIEGDPGQLEQCLLNIFINARDAMPNGGVLSITTYNTVLDEDFVKSHLESRVGDYVVVHISDTGIGMPSEVREHVFEPFFTTKGHSDGFGLGLSSVYGIIKNHRGFVTVHSEEGKGTTFRLYFPSKTGSVPKKTTDDIRNRLSGDETILIIDDEEIVRDTWCEVLEELGYSVLCAESGEKGLNIFSTRRETIDVVILDYILPKMGGSEVFLKLRELQPDIRILMSSGYGGDERFSEFLGMERVGFVKKPARITELTEQIRFLMDS, encoded by the coding sequence ATGAGCAAGCGGACCCCACATACACCCGTGCCCTCCAAAAAGACCGGGAAGATATCCCCGGAATCCCCCGTCATGTCCCTCAATACAAATCTCTCAACCGAGCACGCCGTCACCCAAGCGGTGCAACATGCCCTTGCGGGAATCATCATAGCCGATATGGACCGGCGGATTCATTACGTCAATCCCAGAGTTGTACAGATGTGGAGATATGCAACCCGGGATGAGATTGTCGGCAGGAACATCCGGGAGTTACTCGATGATTCCTCGACGCCCACCATGGAAGACTCGATTCGAATCCTTGGGGAAAACGGCCGGTGGGAGGGTGAACTCGTTGCCCGTCGGATCGACGGCTCCACATTCACCGTACTGCTTTCCCAATCGCCCATCCGGGACGAAGAGAATCTTCCTGTCGGTATCGTTGTCTCGTTCATCGAATTGACCGGATACAACACGGCTGTCAAGAAACCGTATCATTCGGAAGACCACTATCGCACCGTTCTTGACCACGTGGGCGATCAAATCCACGTGGTTGATCGGGAGCTGAAGATCATCCTGATTAACCGGGAGCTCGAAACCTGGGTGAAGCGAATGGGATTTGATTCCGAAGAGATCGTGGGAAAAAGTATCTTCGAGGTGTTCCCGTTCCTCTCAGACACGGCCCGGCGGGAATACCGGGAGGTATTCGAAACCGGACGGACCATGATCACCGAGGGCAAATACACCATCGTCGACGACCGTTTTATTACCGAAATAAGGAAAATTCCGATCTTCGATGACGATCGAGTGATCCAGGTGATGACGATTATTCGCGATATCACCCCCCGCAGACGTTTCGAGGAAGAGCTGGTCTTCTCCGAGGAGAAGTATCGGCTGATCGCGGACAACTCTCCGATGGGTATCATCATCCACGTGGACGGCGTTGTCCGTTATTGCGGCGGCAAGGTGGCCGGATTGCTCGGCTTCGACGGCCCCGAGGATATCGTGGGCACACACGTCAAGGAATACATCCATCCGGATGACAGAGACTTCACCATCGAACGGGCGAAGCTCCGGGCCCGGGGTGATGATGTGGTGGCGGGATACGAGTGCCGCCTGGTGAAACGGGACGGGACCGCCTTCCCCTCTTTGCTGTACGGCAACCGTATCAATTATTTCGGCGAAGACGCCGTCCAGGCGGCCTTCATCGACATCAGTGAACGAAAAAGGGCGGAAGAGGAAAAGGAACGGTTGCTCTCTCAACTTTCCATCTCGGAGGCGCAGTACCGCACGCTCGTTGAATCGTCGAATGACGCCGTCATTGTCATTCAAAATGCATCATTGGTATTCTTCAATAAAAAGCTGCAAGAGCTTCTCGGATACGACAGAAGCGATATCATCAACAAGCCGTTTACGGCTTTCCTCCACCCGGATGATGCGCAACTGGTGACCGACAACTACAATCTCCGCATGAGCGGCGAACCCGCGCCCTCGACCTATGAGTTGCGCGGTTTTACAAAAAAGGGCGATACTATCCACGCGGAGATAAACGTCGTGTATACCGAGTGGAAGGGAAAACCCGCATCTCTCGTCTTTCTCAGGGACATCACCGACCGAAAAAGAATGGAAGAAACCCTGAGGGAGAGCGAACGCCTGCACCGTCAGCTTGTGGAGAACGCCAACGACATCATCTTCATCAGTGATCACAAAGGCCGCTTCGAGCTCATCAATCCCATCGCTAAACGCATCTCCGGATACACCGATCAAGACCTCATCGGCAAGCCTTTTCTGAATCTGATCCCCGACAGTCACAAAAGAAGGGTCAAACGATTCTATCAGCTCCAGTTTATCAAAAAAATCCATGATACATACCTGGAGTTCCCGGTCATCACAAAGAACGACGCCACCATCTGGATCGGGCAGAATGTTCAGAGCATTACGAAGAACGATCAGATCATCGGATACCAGGCCATCGCTCGAGATATCACCGCCCGCATCCTGGCGGAGGAGGCCCTTAGGGAATCCGAGGAGAAGTACCGACGGATATTCGAGACCAGCAGCGACGCCATCTATCTGTCCACCATCGACGGCTCCTTCATCGACGTCAATCCGGCGGGGGAAAAAATGCTCGGGTATACCCGGGAGGAGCTGCCGAATATCAACATTATCGAAACATACTACAATCCGGATGATTTCTCTCTCTTCATCGAAAAGATGAAGGAAGAGGGATTTGCGGCGAACTACCCGGTGGGGTTGAAAAAACGGGATGGAACGCCGCTGGAATGTCTGATTACCGCGAACCTCATTACGGATAAAACCGGCCTCGTCATCGGATTCCAGGGCATTATTCGAGACATTACGGAAAAGAAATTTCTGGAATCCCAACTTTTTCACGCTCAGAAGATGGAGGCGATCGGCGCGCTCGCCGGTGGGATGGCCCACAACTTCAACAACATCCTGGTGGGTATCATGGGATACTCCGAGTATCTGCTGGCGAAAAAACAATCGGAAGACCCGGACTACAAGGCGCTGAAGACCATCAACGACGCGACCATCAAGGCATCGGATTTGACCAGGCGGCTGCTGGGCATCGCCCGGGGTGGAGATCATAAACCCATCAGCCTGAATATCAACGACGTCATCAAGCGGGTCCTCCCGCTGGCCACCGGCACCTTTCATAAATCCATCGCCATCGAAACGATCCTGCCCCCAAAACTGCCGACCATCGAGGGGGATCCGGGGCAGCTTGAACAGTGTCTGCTCAATATCTTCATCAACGCCCGGGATGCCATGCCGAACGGCGGCGTGCTGAGCATTACAACATACAACACCGTACTCGATGAGGATTTCGTGAAATCCCACCTGGAATCCCGTGTGGGGGATTACGTGGTCGTGCACATCTCGGACACCGGTATCGGCATGCCGTCGGAAGTCCGGGAACACGTTTTCGAGCCGTTCTTTACCACAAAGGGCCATTCCGACGGATTCGGTCTGGGGCTTTCCTCGGTGTACGGCATTATAAAAAACCATCGCGGATTTGTCACCGTACACAGCGAGGAGGGGAAGGGAACGACCTTCCGGCTCTATTTTCCCTCCAAGACGGGCTCCGTCCCGAAGAAAACCACGGACGACATCCGAAACAGGCTCTCGGGAGACGAGACGATCCTGATCATCGATGACGAGGAGATTGTCAGGGACACCTGGTGCGAGGTGCTGGAGGAGCTGGGATACTCCGTGTTGTGTGCGGAAAGCGGGGAGAAGGGGCTGAATATCTTTTCCACCCGACGGGAAACGATCGATGTGGTGATCCTTGATTACATCCTTCCCAAGATGGGAGGGAGCGAGGTGTTCCTGAAACTGCGGGAGCTGCAGCCGGACATTCGGATTCTTATGTCCTCGGGATACGGGGGAGACGAGCGGTTCAGCGAGTTTTTGGGCATGGAGCGGGTGGGGTTTGTTAAAAAACCGGCCAGGATTACCGAGCTGACGGAGCAGATACGATTCCTGATGGACTCGTAA
- a CDS encoding YjbQ family protein: MKQLNVNTSSREEMIDITRDVQRVVKESGVLRGVCYVFTPHTTAAITINENADPDVPRDVIGKLRHLVPKDDGYKHVEGNSDAHIKSSLVGASEMVMVENSTLVLGTWQSLFFCEFDGPRRRNVLVKVISER; this comes from the coding sequence ATGAAGCAGTTGAACGTCAACACCTCATCCCGTGAAGAGATGATCGACATCACCCGGGACGTGCAGCGGGTGGTCAAGGAGAGCGGCGTTCTGAGGGGCGTCTGCTACGTGTTTACGCCTCACACCACCGCCGCAATTACCATCAATGAAAACGCCGATCCGGACGTCCCCCGGGACGTGATCGGCAAGCTCCGGCACCTGGTACCCAAGGACGACGGTTATAAACATGTCGAGGGCAACTCCGACGCCCATATCAAGTCGAGTCTCGTGGGCGCATCGGAAATGGTGATGGTTGAAAACTCCACCCTGGTGCTCGGCACGTGGCAGTCTCTGTTCTTTTGTGAATTCGACGGACCGCGCAGAAGAAACGTTCTGGTCAAGGTCATATCCGAAAGGTAA
- a CDS encoding YggS family pyridoxal phosphate-dependent enzyme has product MNEDTIRKNLDTVNDAIARAAEKAGRSSDEITLVTVTKTFGVDIVQAAVAAGARDLGENYVQEAREKITTLAETDAPQPRWHFIGGLQKNKAKYAVRLFDLIHSVDGVELAAELNRRAGLEGKKQDVLIQVNISEEEQKSGVSPEGIIALARSVAACENLSVLGLMGMPPFGLDPEVSRPYFVTLRGLSERIEKERIPGVVMEELSMGMSNDYAVAVEEGATMVRVGTAIFGSRYS; this is encoded by the coding sequence ATGAATGAAGACACTATTCGAAAAAACCTCGATACCGTCAATGATGCGATCGCCCGGGCCGCCGAAAAGGCCGGGAGAAGCAGTGATGAGATAACCCTCGTCACGGTCACGAAGACGTTCGGCGTCGACATTGTTCAGGCCGCCGTAGCCGCAGGCGCCCGGGATCTGGGGGAGAACTACGTCCAGGAGGCGAGGGAAAAGATCACTACCCTCGCGGAAACCGACGCCCCCCAACCCCGGTGGCATTTCATCGGGGGGCTCCAGAAGAATAAGGCGAAATACGCCGTGCGCCTCTTTGATCTGATCCATTCGGTGGACGGCGTAGAGCTGGCGGCCGAGCTGAATAGAAGGGCGGGCCTTGAGGGGAAGAAACAGGACGTGCTCATACAGGTGAATATTTCCGAAGAGGAGCAGAAGTCCGGCGTCTCCCCCGAGGGGATCATCGCGCTTGCCCGTTCGGTGGCGGCGTGTGAAAACCTGTCTGTTCTGGGGCTGATGGGGATGCCGCCCTTCGGCCTGGACCCGGAGGTCAGCCGGCCCTATTTCGTGACGCTGCGGGGGCTCTCGGAGCGTATCGAAAAAGAGCGTATCCCCGGCGTTGTCATGGAAGAGCTTTCCATGGGCATGTCCAACGACTATGCCGTGGCGGTGGAGGAGGGGGCGACCATGGTGCGGGTCGGAACGGCGATTTTCGGCTCCCGGTATTCATAA